Proteins found in one Calypte anna isolate BGI_N300 chromosome 10, bCalAnn1_v1.p, whole genome shotgun sequence genomic segment:
- the BCL2L10 gene encoding bcl-2-like protein 10, with protein MPGSLKEETALLLEDYFQHRGGGSALPPSPTAATLRRAAAELERQERPFFRSCAPLARAEPREAAALLERVAAQLEAEGGLNWGRLLALVVFAGTLASALAERGCGEGPRCLADALAAYLAEERGEWLEAHGGWDGFCRFFGSHGSQAADQSSTISNAIMAAAGFGIAGLAFLLVVR; from the exons ATGCCGGGCTCGCTGAAAGAGGAGACGGCGCTGCTGCTGGAGGATTACTTCCAGCACCGCGGCGGCGGTTCGGcgctgccccccagccccacggcGGCCACGCTGCGGCGGGCGGCGGCCGAGCTGGAGCGGCAGGAGCGGCCCTTCTTCCGCTCCTGCGCGCCGCTGGCCCGGGCCGAGCcgcgggaggcggcggcgcTGCTGGAGCGGGTGGCGGCGCAGCTGGAGGCCGAGGGCGGCCTCAACTGGGGCCGGCTGCTGGCGCTGGTGGTGTTCGCCGGCACGTTGGCCTCCGCGCTGGCCGAGCGGGGCTGCGGCGAGGGGCCCCGCTGCTTGGCCGACGCGCTGGCCGCCTACCTGGCCGAGGAGCGGGGCGAGTGGCTGGAGGCGCACGGCGGATGG GATGGCTTCTGTCGCTTCTTCGGCTCGCACGGCTCCCAGGCAGCTGACCAGAGCAGCACCATCAGCAATGCAATCATGGCTGCAGCGGGGTTTGGAATAGCAGGATTGGCTTTTCTCTTGGTGGTGCGGTAG